The genomic segment ACAGAGCTATACTAGAAAGCTAAACTGATGTCAAGTGGACCTTGAGATTATCATCTCTGTACAGCAACTTGCGTTTCTTTGAAGAATGTCCTAGGTATCGGTATATGATGCTGTTAAGACACTTTCTCAGGTTTAAGAGATCAACCGTTTCTATGAAACTTAAATCAGTCGTTCTGGATTTAGCTCCAGCAAATTTCTTGTACTCCTCAAACACAGAAGATAGACACCAACGCTGCAGTTTTCTGAAGCATCCAATAACACAACCAGTTCGATGCTGCATAGATATAAAACAAGGAATATtgatcaaattttcaaatagaTATATGTAGTTCAAATTTATCAGTTTTTATCCAACATTGAATCTCACACATAAATCAAATACAGCAAACAAAACCACAagtaaaattatatacacaCCTTTCCTTGATTACAGTGGACTAGAACTGGGTGATTTCTCACGTCtgaaaccacagaacatgaaaCAAGTTAAAATGTATGATAATCACGATTCAAGAGATAATAAATAGTTCAATAAGAGTTTTAACATACGAATTGAGTTATATATACATACCAATCAAAACTTTGACGGCCTCAAAGATCAAATCCTTTACGGCAGGCACAGAAAGATCCTGCGAAAACAAGCATTAgcacagaaaataaaattactgaGTTTGAGTTTGTAATGCAATCATGTGTATCAGATCAAATTAATGTTTATGGAATGAAATCATAATTCTTGcgaaaaagaaagttaattacCGTtttgccttcaataccaaagtggAAGAACTTGATATTTTGCGATTGAAGAAACTGTAGATTTTGCTGTGGATAGGGTTCGGGGCACAAATATCTGCAGTCACACACCAGAATGAAACCCAGTGCATGGAAAATTAACGAAggaggaaagaaaagaaacagcGTTAAACTTACACGACGGAACGAAGATTCAGAGTTTCAAGAAAAGAGAAATTTGAAGATCGAGGGAAACTGCTGCGAAAAATACCCTCTTCCACCATTGAAAAGTTAGTTGGAGCAACCACAACTTCGTCTTCTTCCTCTGTtatctccacttcctccatggTTCTTAAACCTAATCGCTGATATTATTCTTTCAACCTTCACTATTAACAATAACAAGTTTATTCTATTTGTGATAAAATCAATTATCTTTACTTATCCTATCGAGAAATATTTAGTactataaatagatataaatactTATAATCTTGTGATTGTCTTTTTGGACCAAATCAACTTGGAAAAAGTTTGAAAACGAGATGCTTGGCGgcttacaaaaaatattacccgaattttcgttttttttttttctgaagttAGTCATGGTTCGTTGATATTTCCATATTTGTTTAGGTAGtgatttttctataaataaatcttaacaaatttttaatcttgAGAGATTCAAATGgatcattaaagaaaaaaaaataggactAAATTTGACTTGTCTTCCACACTCAAATACATAGgaagatattaaaaattcat from the Vigna angularis cultivar LongXiaoDou No.4 chromosome 3, ASM1680809v1, whole genome shotgun sequence genome contains:
- the LOC108323079 gene encoding tyrosine-protein phosphatase DSP3, yielding MEEVEITEEEDEVVVAPTNFSMVEEGIFRSSFPRSSNFSFLETLNLRSVVYLCPEPYPQQNLQFLQSQNIKFFHFGIEGKTDLSVPAVKDLIFEAVKVLIDVRNHPVLVHCNQGKHRTGCVIGCFRKLQRWCLSSVFEEYKKFAGAKSRTTDLSFIETVDLLNLRKCLNSIIYRYLGHSSKKRKLLYRDDNLKVHLTSV